GTTGATCAACCATTATCAAAACGCAAACCTTTCCATAGCTCCCACTCTCTTAGAAAAAGTAGTCCGACAAACGTCTTTATCAGACTACCTGAAAGAAGAATCACTTCTTCTTTCTTTCTTCATAGATAAGGTATGCCTATCTATTTAAGATGCGTTATACCTCCTTTTTCGCTTCATCTATTTCTCTGATGCAAATAAAGAGCAAAAAAAGACATCCGCCAAAGAAAAACAAAGCGTGCAAGCGACAAAATCGTTTCATAGATAAGACAAAACCGTTTTTGTCCGTTCCAAGAACAATTTACCAGTCAATCAAATATTCTTTAACCCGTTACGACGACGGTATTCGCTTGGCGTCATATTATACACAGCCTTGAAATTACGCACGAATGTCCGGGAATTATTAAAGCTGGCTTCTGATGCTACGACTTCAATCAACTTATTAGAGGGATCCAATAAAAGAGTGGATGCATAAATAACGCGCTGCCTATTTATGTATCCATGAAAAGCTACATCATCTTTTAGTCGAAGAATTTTATTCAATGACTTCTTTTTGACATCGCATTGACGAACAATAATATTTACATTTATATCTTTATCCAGAAAATGCTTTTCTGTCACCACATATCGATGAATCTTATTATATATTTCTACGTATTCTGTATTGTCTGAAGGCTCAGATATTTTATATTGCGGTATATGCCAGTTCAATATTAGTACACAAAAATAGTTGTCTGAGACTTTAATTTCCAAAAAACGAAATTCTATTTTTTCATTCATATGTTCACCATGTTAATCAGAAAATTTTAAGGGCAGACCCAGTATAGCTTATAGTAAACACTACATACTAATATTAGATTTAGGTTTAGCGATAATAAATTCATACCCTATGACTAAAACAAATATAATATTTAACATCTTTATTTCCAAAGAAAATATCTAAATATCATTCTATCCCATATTTTCGTAGTCATTTTGCTTTTTATTTATAACTTTGGGCCAACATAAATATATTAATAATCTACGGAGATGAACGAACAGATAAAACAGATAGCTGAGCGTCTGGCGGGATTGCGGGACGCACTGGAGATTACTCCTGAAGAGATCGCCAAGGTCTGTAACCTGACCACAGAGCAATACCTGGAACTGGAAAGCGGTACAGTCGATATTTCAGTCAGCCTTTTACATCAGATTTCACAGGCATACGGGGTGGAACTTACTACCTTGATGTTTGGTGACGAACCTAAAATGAGTTCTTATTTTATTACCCGCAAAGGAAAAGGTATCGCTGTTGAACGTACCAAGGCCTACAAATACCAATCGCTGGCCGCCGGATTTGCCGGACGTAAAGCCGACCCGTTCATGGTTACCGTTCATCCGAAACCGGAAAATGAGCCTATCTATCTGAATTCGCATCCCGGGCAGGAATATAATCTGGTATTAAAGGGCCGCATGCTCCTGCAGATCAATAACAAAGATTTGATCCTGGAAGAAGGAGACAGTATCTATTTTAATTCCGAACTGCCTCATGGTATGAAAGCGTTGGACGGAGAAAAAGTCAGTTTCCTGGCTATCATTTTATAAATACAAAAAGTCATGTTAGAAAGATTCTTAGATCAGACGAGCTTTTCGTCGCAGGAAGATTTTATAAATAACTTCAAAATAAAAGTACCCGAAAACTTCAATTTCGGATATGACGTTGTAGATGCATGGGCCGCAGAAGAGCCGGGAAAAAAAGCTTTGTGCTGGACAAATGACCACGGCGAACATATTGATTTCACTTTCGCTGACCTGAAAAAATATACAGATCAGACGGCTGCTTATTTTCAATCTTTAGGCATCGGACATGGCGATATGGTCATGCTGATCTTGAAACGCCGTTACGAATTTTGGTTTTCGATCATCGCACTACACAAGTTAGGGGCAGTCGTTATCCCGGCCACTCACTTGTTAACAAAAAAAGATATTGTCTATCGCAATAATGCAGCCGATATAAAAATGATCGTTTGTGCCGGCGAAGATATTATCACCAAACATATTATCGATGCACTGCCGGAATCTCCGACTATTGAGAAATTAGTTTCCGTAGGTCCGGAAATACCGGAAGGTTTCGAAGATTTCCATAAAGGGATCGAGAATGCTGCGCCATTCGTTCGCCCGTCTCATCCGAACAGTAATGATGATATTTCATTGATGTATTTTACATCCGGAACGACAGGTAATCCGAAAATGGTAGCACACGATTTCACTTATCCGCTGGGACATATCGTAACCGGTAGTTTCTGGCACAACCTGCATCGTGACAGCCTCCATCTGACTATCGCCGATACCGGTTGGGGAAAAGCTGTTTGGGGAAAACTATACGGACAATGGATTGCCGGAGCGACCGTATTCGTTTACGATCATGAGAAATTCACTCCTGCCGATATGTTGCAGATGATCCAGGATTACAAGATCACCTCTTTGTGTGCACCTCCTACGATCTTCCGCTTTCTGATCCGCGAAGACATGACGAAGTACGATCTGTCTTCCCTGCAATATTGTACGATTGCCGGCGAAGCACTGAACCCGGCCGTATTTGAAGCATTCTATAAACTGACAGGCATCAAATTGATGGAAGGATTCGGTCAGACGGAAACGACACTGACAGTTGCCACATTCCCATGGATGGAACCGAAACCCGGTTCTATGGGTGTACCTAACCCACAATATGATGTAGATCTGATCCGACCGGACGGAAGTCGCGCAGAAGACGGCGAGCAGGGACAAATCGTTATCCATACGACCCAAGGCAAACCGATCGGTCTGTTCAAAGAATATTACCGCGATGCCGAACTGACTCACGAAGCCTGGCATGATGGCATGTATTATACAGGCGACGTTGCCTGGCGTGATGAAGATGGTTATCTGTGGTTTGTCGGCCGTGCCGACGATGTGATCAAAAGTTCCGGTTACCGTATCGGACCGTTCGAAGTGGAAAGCGCACTGATGACACACCCGGCTGTTGTCGAATGTGCGATTACAGGGGTACCCGACGAAATTCGCGGACAGGTGGTAAAAGCGACGATTGTACTGGCGAAGGATTACAAGGAAAAGGCAGGCGAAGCATTGATCAAAGAGTTACAGGATCATGTAAAACGTGTTACAGCTCCGTATAAATATCCCCGTGTAGTTGAATTTGTCGAAGAATTGCCTAAAACCATCAGCGGAAAGATCCGTCGTGTGGAAATCAGGGATAAAGATAAGAAATAGAAGATTACACGAAAATGACATATCAGTTTACACGGATAGCAGTAAAGATAGGAAGTAACGTACTGACAAGAAAAGACGGTTCCCTCGATGTCACGCGTATGTCGGCATTAGTCGATCAGGTCGCGGAATTACATAGACACGGGGTAGAAGTGGTTTTGATTTCTTCCGGAGCAGTAGCCTCCGGAAGAAGCGAAGTGAAACCCGGAAAGAAGCTCGATGCCGTCTCTGCCCGCCAGCTCTATTCAGCAGTAGGACAGGCTAAATTGATCAATCGTTACTTCGAGTTATTCCGCGAACATAAGATCGCTTGCGGCCAGGTTCTCACGACAAAGGAGAACTTTGGCAGCCGCACGCATTACCTCAACCAGAAACATTGCATGGAGGTAATGCTTGACAATAAAGTGATACCCATTGTAAACGAAAACGATACAATATCCGTTACAGAACTGATGTTTACCGATAATGACGAATTGTCCGGCCTGATCGCTACTATGATGGGGATGGATGCGCTTATTATCCTGAGTAATATCGACGGTATCTACAATGGCAATCCGGCTGATCCGACAGCAACGGTTATCCGGGAGATTGACGGTGGCAAACAGGATCTTTCAGAATATGTACAGACCAGCAAGTCTTCTTTCGGACGCGGCGGCATGTTGACCAAATGTTCTATTGCACAGAAAGTAGCTGACGAAGGTATCACCGTGATCATTGCAAACGGCAAAAAGGAGAATATCCTGCCTGCGTTACTGGCCAAAGGTAGTCAGACTGTATGCACCCGTTTTATACCGGCAGCC
This is a stretch of genomic DNA from Parabacteroides chongii. It encodes these proteins:
- a CDS encoding helix-turn-helix domain-containing protein; this encodes MNEKIEFRFLEIKVSDNYFCVLILNWHIPQYKISEPSDNTEYVEIYNKIHRYVVTEKHFLDKDINVNIIVRQCDVKKKSLNKILRLKDDVAFHGYINRQRVIYASTLLLDPSNKLIEVVASEASFNNSRTFVRNFKAVYNMTPSEYRRRNGLKNI
- a CDS encoding helix-turn-helix domain-containing protein; the protein is MNEQIKQIAERLAGLRDALEITPEEIAKVCNLTTEQYLELESGTVDISVSLLHQISQAYGVELTTLMFGDEPKMSSYFITRKGKGIAVERTKAYKYQSLAAGFAGRKADPFMVTVHPKPENEPIYLNSHPGQEYNLVLKGRMLLQINNKDLILEEGDSIYFNSELPHGMKALDGEKVSFLAIIL
- a CDS encoding AMP-binding protein, with amino-acid sequence MLERFLDQTSFSSQEDFINNFKIKVPENFNFGYDVVDAWAAEEPGKKALCWTNDHGEHIDFTFADLKKYTDQTAAYFQSLGIGHGDMVMLILKRRYEFWFSIIALHKLGAVVIPATHLLTKKDIVYRNNAADIKMIVCAGEDIITKHIIDALPESPTIEKLVSVGPEIPEGFEDFHKGIENAAPFVRPSHPNSNDDISLMYFTSGTTGNPKMVAHDFTYPLGHIVTGSFWHNLHRDSLHLTIADTGWGKAVWGKLYGQWIAGATVFVYDHEKFTPADMLQMIQDYKITSLCAPPTIFRFLIREDMTKYDLSSLQYCTIAGEALNPAVFEAFYKLTGIKLMEGFGQTETTLTVATFPWMEPKPGSMGVPNPQYDVDLIRPDGSRAEDGEQGQIVIHTTQGKPIGLFKEYYRDAELTHEAWHDGMYYTGDVAWRDEDGYLWFVGRADDVIKSSGYRIGPFEVESALMTHPAVVECAITGVPDEIRGQVVKATIVLAKDYKEKAGEALIKELQDHVKRVTAPYKYPRVVEFVEELPKTISGKIRRVEIRDKDKK
- the proB gene encoding glutamate 5-kinase — protein: MTYQFTRIAVKIGSNVLTRKDGSLDVTRMSALVDQVAELHRHGVEVVLISSGAVASGRSEVKPGKKLDAVSARQLYSAVGQAKLINRYFELFREHKIACGQVLTTKENFGSRTHYLNQKHCMEVMLDNKVIPIVNENDTISVTELMFTDNDELSGLIATMMGMDALIILSNIDGIYNGNPADPTATVIREIDGGKQDLSEYVQTSKSSFGRGGMLTKCSIAQKVADEGITVIIANGKKENILPALLAKGSQTVCTRFIPAAKPVSSVKKWIAHSEGFAKGEIHINRGTEEALTGSKATSLLLVGVTAIIGDFEKNDIVKIINEAGVQIGVGCAGYDSREATGLIGQRDLKPLVHYDYLYLD